In Desulfoferula mesophila, the genomic window GGGCCCGCCTGGTCACCGACGAGATGGGCCGCCAGGTTAAGGTGCCAGCGCAGCCCCAGCGGATCATCGGCCTGACCCCTTCGCTCACCGAGGTGGTCTTCGCCCTGGGCCTGGGCGAGAGGGCGGTGGGGGCCACCACCTGGGCCGACTATCCCCCGGCGGCGCGCAAGCTGACCAGGGTGGGGCCCTACGTGTCGCCCAACCTGGAGCGCATCTTGGCCCTGAAGCCAGACCTGGTGCTGATCAACAAGGACGGCAACCCGCCCTGGCTGGTGGATCGCCTGGGCGAGCTGGGGGTGCCGGTGTACGTCACGGTGCCCACGGTCCCCCAAGACCTGCCCGCCGGCCTGGAGCGCCTGGGCGACCTGTTGGGCGCGCCCCAGGCGGGTCGGCGCCTGGCCGACAAGCTGCGCCGGGAAATGGAACAGGTTGCCGCGAGGCTGCGCGGGGTCAAGCCCCGTCCCACCCTGATGGTCATAGGCAGCCACCCCCTGGTATCGGTGGGGCCGGAGACCATGAACGGCCACTTGCTGACCATGGCCGGGGCCAAGAACATCGCCGCCGGGATCAACCAGCGCTGGCCGCGCCTGAACCTGGAGTACATCACTGAGGCCAAGCCCCAGGTGATCATCCTCTCCACCATGGAGCGGGGCCAGAACCTGGAGCGCGACCTGACCTATTGGCGCACCCTGCCCGGCGTGGGCGACCGTCCCGGGGTGCGGGTGGAATGGATATCCTCGGACCTCATCGACCGGCCCGGACCCAGGATGGGCCAGGGGCTGGAGGAACTGGCCCGGCTGGTGCATCCCGAACGCTTCACCCCGGAGGCCAAGCCATGAGGGCCACGCCCAGCCGGCTTTTGGCGGTTTGCCTGGGCCTGGGGCTCCTGCTGGTGCTGTCTTTGCTGGTCGGTCTGTGGCTGGGCACGGTGAGCATCGGCCCGCGGCAGTTCTGGCAATGGCTGAGCGGCGAACTGCAAGGCCCCTCGGCGATAATCCTGGGGCAGCTGCGCCTGCCCCGTCTGCTGCTGGCCGCCCTGGTGGGGGCCTGCCTGGGTCTGTGCGGGGCGGTGTTCCAGGCCATTTTGCGCAATCCCCTGGCCGAGCCCTTCATCCTGGGGGTTTCCGGCGGGGCGGCCTGCGGAGCGGTGGCTTCGGTGCTGGTGGGGCTCACCGGCCTGTGGGGGCAGTCCGCCCTGGCCTTTGGCGGAGCCCTGGGCACCGTGGGCCTGGTCCTGGCCATCGCACGCCGCCGGGGCTCCATGGAGACCAGCACCCTGATCCTCACCGGGGTGATGATCAACGCCTTTTTCACCGCCCTGATCATGTTCGTGATCTCCACCACCACCGACCAGAAGCTGCACGCCATTCTGTTTTGGCTCTACGGCGATCTGGCCGCGGCCAACCTGACCAAGGTGGGCCTGTTGTTGCCGGTGACCCTGGTGGGCGCCGGGGTGATTTTCGCCTACGCCCGCCACCTCAACCTGCTCACCGCCGGATCGATAGCCGCCGCTTCCATGGGGGTGGCCGTGGAGCGGGTGAAGATGATCATGTTCCTGGTGGTGAGCCTGCTGGTGGGGGTCACGGTCAGCCTGTCCGGGCTCATCGGCTTCGTGGGGCTCATGGTGCCCCACCTGGTGCGCATGACCCTGGGCCACGATCACCGTCTGCTGTTGCCCGCCTCGGCCCTGTTCGGAGCCTGCTTCCTCATGCTGGCCGACACCGTGGCCCGCATCATCATCAGCCCCTCGGCCCTGCCGGTGGGGGTGGTCACCGCCTTTTTGGGCGCGCCGTTTTTCGTGTTGCTCATGGCCAAACGAGGGAGCCGCTGGTGGTAGAGCACGGTCAGATAGCCTTGCGCGGCCAGGGCCTGAGCTTCGGCTACGGCAACGCCCAGGTGATCCGCGAGGTGGACCTGAGCCTGAAGCGGGGCGAACTCCTGGGCATAATCGGGCCCAACGGCAGCGGCAAATCCACCCTGCTGGGCCTGCTCTGCGGCCTTTTGCCCCCCAGCTCGGGCGGGGTGGAGCTGTTGGGCCGCAAAATCGGCTCCTACACCAGGGTGGAGGTGGCCCGCCTTCTGGGCCTGGTGCCCCAAGACGCCGAACTGGCTCCGGGCTTCACCGTGCGCCAGACGGTGCTCACCGGCCGCTTCGCCCTGCAAGGGGGGCGGATGTTTGAGAACCACGAAGACCTGGCCGCCGCCCAAAAGGCCCTCGACGACACCGGCATGAGCGGTCTGGCCCAGCGCCAGACCGGTGAGCTGTCCGGCGGCGAGCGCCAGCGTCTGGCCCTGGCCAGGGCCCTGGTCGCCGAGCCCCGGGTGCTGCTTTTGGACGAACCCACCAGCGCCCTGGACCTCAAGCATCAGTTGGGCATGATGAGCCTCTTGGAACTCGCCTGCGCCCGCGACCGCCTGGCCGTGTGCCTGGTGAGCCACGATCTCAATCTGGCGGCCCTGTTTTGCCACCGCCTGCTTTTGATCAGCCAAGGGCAGTCCCTGGCCTGGGGCCCGCCCCAGGAGGTGCTCACCCCCGATCTGCTGGCCCAGGCCTATGGGGTGGAGGTGTTGGTGGACCGCGAACCCAGCCGGGGCAGGCCCCGAGTGACCCTCAGCGCACCCCGGCCTTGACAAAGCCCTCCGAAGCTCCAATAATTTATCTAATAACTCGTCCCATGAAGGGACCAACTGGAGGACAGATCATGAAGATCCAAAAAGTAGTGCGCACGCAGCGCGGGCTCTGCAAGTGCAAGAGCTCCTGCTAGCTTAAGCTAGCTATAAAGGGGAGGCACCACGAGGGCCTCCCCTTTTTCTTTGCCTATAGGAGCCGTTTTTGACCATCGCGAGACTAACGCGCAAGATCGTCCTGGTCGTTTTGGGGCTGGTCCTGCTCACCCTAGCCGTGGCCTGGGATTCGCCGCCCGCGGGGGGCATGCCTATGGTCAGGGTCTCCTTCGGCCAACACCAGGTGTTGGCCGAAGCGCCGGTGAGCCCGGCCCAGCGTCTCAAGGGATTGGGCGGCCGCCAGAACCTGGCGCCGGGCCAGGGCATGCTGTTCATCTTTGCCGGCCGGGCCCTGGGCATGTGCATGCGCGACATGAAATTCCCCCTGGATTTCGTCTGGCTGGACCAAGGCAAAGTGTGCCAGATCGACCCCAACGTGCCCGCCGGGGGCGAACGGGTCACGGTGCGAGCCAAGGTTCCGGCCCAGATGGTGTTGGAGGTGCCCTCCGGCTGGGCCCAGGAGCATGGGGTGTACGTGGGCCAGGAGGTGAGGGTCGACCTCGTAAGCGGGCAGTTGCCCGAATCCCTGGCCAAAGTCATAGGAAACAACCGGACATGACCTCCCTTGAAAGCCAGGCCGACCTGCTGCGGCGCACCGCCTGCGCCGGGCTGTGCCGCTATTACAAGCCCCACAAGCGCGAAGATCCTGGCTGCGGCGGAGTGGAACTGCTCAAGCGCCGCCCGGACCTGGCCCCCCTTTTGGAGGCCCTGCCCTCGCCCCCGGACGACGGCCTGTTCGCCCTGGCCGAGGACGATCCCCGCCTGCTGGCGGTGTGCGGGGCCTGCGAATTTCGCATCGACGGCTGCGATTTCCGCGATCCGGCGGTGGCTCGCGACCAGTGCTCGCCTTGCGGCGGCCTGCGGGCCGTGGCCTGGCTGCTGGACGAGAACCCGGAGCTGAAGCTGTGAGCCCCCCCAACCCGGCGCATTACCTGCGCCTGGCCCCCCACGTGTGCCTGCGCCAGTTGGAAGAGCCTTATCTCTACGATCGCCGGGCCGACGAACTCTACGAACTGAACCAGGAGGGCCTGGAGGCCTTGCAAAAATGCCGGGGCCACCTGACCATGGAGCAGGCGGGCCTGGAGCCCGAGTTCGCCCAGGTGTGCCTGGAGGAGGGGCTGCTGGAGCTTAATCCCGACCCCTGGCCCATGCCCCTGGCCCTGGGGCCCGGCCCCTCGCCTTCCCTGCGCTATCTGGAGCTGCAGGTTACCTGGCGCTGCAACCTGGCCTGCGCCCACTGCTATTTGGGCGCGGCCCAAAAGGTGGACCTGCCGGTGGAGCGGGTGGCCGCCATTTTGCGCGAGTTCGAGGCCATGGGCGGGCTCAGGGTGATGCTCTCGGGCGGCGAACCCCTGATGCACCCCCGGTGGGACGAGATCAACGCCCTGCTGGCCGCCCTGCCGCTGAGGCGGGTGCTCTTGTCCAACGGCCTGCTCCTGCCCCAGGCCCTGGAAAAGCTCAACTGCGACGAGGTGCAGGTCAGCCTGGACGGGTTGCAAGCGGGCCATGAGCGCCTACGGGGCAAAGGCAACTTTGCTCAGGCCGTGGCCGCGGCCCGGGCGGTGCGGGAGTCGGGGCGCGACTTGTCCATCGCCACCATGGTGCACGCCTACAACCTGGAGGAGATGGCCGGCCTGGAGGAGTTGGTGCGCGAGCTGGGGGCCGGCGAATGGGGCATCGACGCCCCCTGCCTCGTCGGACGCCTGGGGGAGCACCCCGAGCTGGCCGTTACCCCGGCCCAGGCGGTGGAGGCCATGTCCCGCGCCTATGGCGGGGCCTTTCACGGCGGAGGCGGCGGCATGGCCTGCGGCCTGCACCTGGCCACCGTGGCCGCCGACGGCAAGGTGGCCCAGTGCGGCTTCTACCTGGACCAGCCCCTGGGCAGGGCCGAGGAAGGGCTGTGGACCTGCTGGGCCCGGCGCCGGGCGCTGGCCATCAAGGATTTATCCGGCTGCCGGGACTGCGCGGTGGCCGACGACTGTGGCGGCGGCTGCCGCTTCCGGGCCCTGGACCCCCGAGGGCCGGACCTGGTGATGTGCGCCGCGTACGGCATGGAGCCAAAGGAGGAGGCATGAAAGAAGTATACGACCTGGAAGGACGGGTGCGCCGGGAAGGCGGCGAAACCATCCTGGGGCTTAAGGATCTTGACACCCACGCCTGCTACCTGATTTACGGGGTGCTGGACCCCGGCGGACCGGCCCGCATACTCAAGCCGGGCGACGGCCACGAGGAGATCATCCTGGCCACGGGCGGCACCATACGC contains:
- a CDS encoding radical SAM/SPASM domain-containing protein, with the translated sequence MSPPNPAHYLRLAPHVCLRQLEEPYLYDRRADELYELNQEGLEALQKCRGHLTMEQAGLEPEFAQVCLEEGLLELNPDPWPMPLALGPGPSPSLRYLELQVTWRCNLACAHCYLGAAQKVDLPVERVAAILREFEAMGGLRVMLSGGEPLMHPRWDEINALLAALPLRRVLLSNGLLLPQALEKLNCDEVQVSLDGLQAGHERLRGKGNFAQAVAAARAVRESGRDLSIATMVHAYNLEEMAGLEELVRELGAGEWGIDAPCLVGRLGEHPELAVTPAQAVEAMSRAYGGAFHGGGGGMACGLHLATVAADGKVAQCGFYLDQPLGRAEEGLWTCWARRRALAIKDLSGCRDCAVADDCGGGCRFRALDPRGPDLVMCAAYGMEPKEEA
- a CDS encoding DUF192 domain-containing protein; protein product: MTIARLTRKIVLVVLGLVLLTLAVAWDSPPAGGMPMVRVSFGQHQVLAEAPVSPAQRLKGLGGRQNLAPGQGMLFIFAGRALGMCMRDMKFPLDFVWLDQGKVCQIDPNVPAGGERVTVRAKVPAQMVLEVPSGWAQEHGVYVGQEVRVDLVSGQLPESLAKVIGNNRT
- a CDS encoding FecCD family ABC transporter permease; this translates as MRATPSRLLAVCLGLGLLLVLSLLVGLWLGTVSIGPRQFWQWLSGELQGPSAIILGQLRLPRLLLAALVGACLGLCGAVFQAILRNPLAEPFILGVSGGAACGAVASVLVGLTGLWGQSALAFGGALGTVGLVLAIARRRGSMETSTLILTGVMINAFFTALIMFVISTTTDQKLHAILFWLYGDLAAANLTKVGLLLPVTLVGAGVIFAYARHLNLLTAGSIAAASMGVAVERVKMIMFLVVSLLVGVTVSLSGLIGFVGLMVPHLVRMTLGHDHRLLLPASALFGACFLMLADTVARIIISPSALPVGVVTAFLGAPFFVLLMAKRGSRWW
- a CDS encoding ABC transporter ATP-binding protein, producing the protein MVEHGQIALRGQGLSFGYGNAQVIREVDLSLKRGELLGIIGPNGSGKSTLLGLLCGLLPPSSGGVELLGRKIGSYTRVEVARLLGLVPQDAELAPGFTVRQTVLTGRFALQGGRMFENHEDLAAAQKALDDTGMSGLAQRQTGELSGGERQRLALARALVAEPRVLLLDEPTSALDLKHQLGMMSLLELACARDRLAVCLVSHDLNLAALFCHRLLLISQGQSLAWGPPQEVLTPDLLAQAYGVEVLVDREPSRGRPRVTLSAPRP
- a CDS encoding ABC transporter substrate-binding protein; this encodes MNYARPIGLLLVLVLTLAASSAWARLVTDEMGRQVKVPAQPQRIIGLTPSLTEVVFALGLGERAVGATTWADYPPAARKLTRVGPYVSPNLERILALKPDLVLINKDGNPPWLVDRLGELGVPVYVTVPTVPQDLPAGLERLGDLLGAPQAGRRLADKLRREMEQVAARLRGVKPRPTLMVIGSHPLVSVGPETMNGHLLTMAGAKNIAAGINQRWPRLNLEYITEAKPQVIILSTMERGQNLERDLTYWRTLPGVGDRPGVRVEWISSDLIDRPGPRMGQGLEELARLVHPERFTPEAKP